Proteins encoded by one window of Serratia nevei:
- the pvcA gene encoding L-tyrosine isonitrile synthase, with protein sequence MDSVQKDEIALKILRELLQYRRRFPGGDTSIAEEEQRVTQVQLPRIRAFIENEQRIEFVLPAFPTKSPNTNKVIGAVPDMAERLSLIFLNSLCQRIQLYYPPGAHIVICSDGHVFGDLIRVSDEAINHYQREIEGLLHEVGATHLSVFNLGDVKGLAEHTDDYDLLRRLLVDGYAESEEAIKQQLMQDEQGLLLYRAITRFLYEDSQLPGYSGSNAALQKDAKQRACGVIQRSWAWGNLLAQHFPAAIRLSIHPQPVDSLKMGIHMMPTKDDWLTPWHGVAANVNGQFVLMKRKDAQSLDGELVEIRGTPSHYLIEQPQMA encoded by the coding sequence GTGGACAGCGTTCAGAAAGATGAAATAGCGTTAAAAATCCTACGTGAATTATTGCAATACCGCCGCCGTTTCCCCGGTGGCGACACCTCAATTGCCGAAGAAGAACAACGGGTCACTCAGGTGCAATTGCCACGCATTCGGGCATTCATTGAAAACGAGCAGCGCATCGAATTCGTGCTGCCGGCCTTTCCGACCAAGTCGCCCAACACCAACAAGGTGATCGGCGCGGTGCCGGACATGGCGGAGCGGCTGTCGCTGATCTTCCTCAACTCGCTGTGCCAGCGTATTCAACTCTATTACCCGCCGGGTGCGCATATCGTTATCTGCTCCGACGGCCACGTGTTCGGCGATCTGATCCGCGTCAGCGACGAAGCGATCAACCACTATCAGCGCGAGATTGAAGGCCTGCTGCATGAAGTGGGTGCGACGCACCTGAGCGTGTTCAACCTCGGCGACGTCAAAGGCCTGGCGGAGCATACCGACGATTACGATCTGCTGCGCCGGCTGTTGGTGGACGGCTACGCCGAGTCGGAAGAGGCGATCAAGCAACAGCTGATGCAGGACGAACAGGGCCTCTTGCTGTACCGCGCCATCACGCGTTTCCTGTATGAAGACAGCCAGCTGCCGGGCTACAGCGGTTCCAACGCCGCGCTGCAGAAGGACGCCAAGCAGCGCGCCTGCGGCGTGATCCAACGCAGCTGGGCCTGGGGCAACCTGCTGGCGCAACATTTCCCGGCTGCGATCCGCCTGTCGATTCACCCGCAGCCGGTCGACAGCCTGAAAATGGGCATCCACATGATGCCGACCAAAGACGACTGGCTGACGCCGTGGCACGGCGTGGCGGCGAACGTGAACGGCCAGTTCGTGCTGATGAAGCGTAAAGACGCGCAGAGCCTGGACGGCGAACTGGTGGAGATCCGCGGCACGCCGAGCCATTACCTGATCGAGCAGCCACAGATGGCCTGA
- a CDS encoding TauD/TfdA dioxygenase family protein, producing MNNQPLNCHIQPNTPFGAILTPQHPGQKIGELPVAALRALAQEHHLLVLRGFDSGFSEAEVLTRYAEQWGEIMMWPFGAVLDVKEHPDAKDHIFDSSYVPLHWDGMYKPTIPEFQLFHCVAAPSQDEGGCTTFVDTTRLLANADEALLDQWLSVSITYRIKQVVHYGGEVCSPLVVQHPNGRGLIMRYNEPPTEGKKFLNQHALEYHGVPEQQQEQFHHTLQQHLYDPRHYYAHQWQQGDVVVADNFSLLHGREGFTARSARHLQRVHIQSNPVCANLALKPANAEA from the coding sequence ATGAACAACCAACCGCTTAATTGCCATATCCAACCGAATACCCCGTTCGGCGCGATCCTGACGCCGCAGCATCCGGGGCAAAAGATCGGCGAGCTGCCGGTGGCGGCGCTGCGAGCGCTGGCGCAGGAACACCACTTGCTGGTGCTGCGCGGATTCGACTCCGGTTTCAGCGAGGCGGAAGTCCTGACTCGCTATGCCGAACAGTGGGGCGAAATCATGATGTGGCCGTTCGGTGCGGTGCTGGACGTGAAGGAACATCCGGACGCCAAGGATCATATCTTCGACAGCAGCTACGTCCCGCTGCATTGGGATGGCATGTATAAACCGACCATCCCCGAGTTCCAGCTGTTCCACTGCGTAGCGGCACCTTCTCAGGACGAAGGCGGATGCACCACCTTCGTCGATACCACGCGGCTGCTGGCCAATGCGGACGAAGCGCTGCTGGATCAGTGGCTGTCGGTCTCGATCACCTACCGCATCAAGCAGGTGGTGCATTACGGTGGTGAGGTCTGTTCGCCGCTGGTGGTGCAGCACCCGAACGGCAGGGGGTTAATCATGCGCTACAATGAACCGCCGACGGAGGGGAAAAAATTCCTCAACCAGCATGCGCTGGAATATCACGGCGTGCCGGAACAGCAGCAGGAACAGTTCCATCACACGTTGCAGCAGCACCTGTACGATCCGCGTCACTATTATGCCCACCAATGGCAACAGGGTGACGTGGTGGTGGCGGACAACTTCTCGCTGCTGCACGGCCGTGAGGGCTTTACCGCCCGTTCCGCGCGTCATTTGCAGCGCGTGCATATTCAGAGCAACCCGGTGTGCGCCAATCTGGCGCTGAAGCCGGCCAACGCAGAAGCGTAA
- a CDS encoding glycosyltransferase, protein MAAVATPGHVYPMLAIARHLIAQGHQVRVMTGALFRERAEAAGANFVPFDAQVDFDYRHLEEHFPARAALPPGNAQMALALKDFFAAPIPLLDRQLRAAIAAEKTDLLMVENCFYGVLPLLQSAERPPVFGIGVTPLSYSSRDAIFYGPRIPPALLPQALTREQLVDEETRVLLDEVQQSFDTALVQAGGRALDRPFTDALIGGCERFLQLATTALEYERDDLPSGVRFVGPLRSGGQPAAEETLWEKDDDRPLVIVSQGTLANVDLHQLIVPTLQTLAHLPVRVLATTGGRATEGLMEALPGNARVREFISFERWLPETALLITNGGYGSINYALDSGVPLIVAGTGEDKLEAAARVVAAGCGISLHTSTPTAEQILAAATRILQQPIYRQRAALVREDYARHDALTAIANEVAAITA, encoded by the coding sequence ATGGCGGCGGTCGCCACTCCGGGGCACGTTTACCCGATGTTAGCCATCGCTCGCCACCTGATTGCCCAAGGGCATCAGGTGCGGGTGATGACCGGCGCGCTGTTTCGCGAACGCGCCGAGGCGGCGGGCGCGAACTTCGTGCCGTTCGACGCGCAGGTAGATTTCGACTATCGCCACCTGGAAGAGCACTTTCCGGCGCGCGCCGCGCTGCCGCCGGGCAATGCGCAGATGGCGCTGGCGCTGAAGGATTTCTTCGCCGCACCGATCCCGCTGCTGGATCGACAGCTGCGGGCGGCCATCGCCGCCGAAAAGACCGATCTGCTGATGGTGGAGAACTGCTTCTACGGCGTGCTGCCGCTGCTGCAGTCCGCCGAGCGGCCGCCGGTCTTCGGTATCGGCGTTACGCCGCTGTCGTATTCTTCGCGCGATGCTATTTTTTATGGCCCGCGTATCCCGCCGGCGCTGCTGCCACAGGCGTTGACCCGTGAGCAGCTGGTGGATGAAGAAACGCGCGTGCTGCTTGATGAAGTACAGCAGAGCTTCGATACCGCGCTGGTGCAGGCGGGCGGGCGGGCGCTGGATCGCCCATTCACCGACGCGCTGATCGGCGGCTGCGAGCGTTTCCTGCAGCTGGCTACCACGGCGCTGGAATATGAGCGTGACGATCTGCCGAGCGGCGTGCGCTTCGTCGGCCCGCTGCGCAGCGGCGGCCAGCCGGCGGCGGAAGAGACGCTGTGGGAGAAGGACGATGATCGGCCGCTGGTGATCGTGTCTCAGGGCACGCTGGCCAATGTCGATTTGCATCAGCTGATCGTACCGACGCTGCAAACGCTGGCGCATCTGCCGGTGCGCGTGCTGGCCACGACCGGCGGACGGGCGACGGAAGGGCTGATGGAGGCACTGCCGGGCAATGCCAGAGTGCGGGAGTTTATCTCCTTCGAACGCTGGCTGCCGGAGACGGCGCTGCTGATCACCAACGGCGGTTACGGCTCGATCAACTATGCGCTGGACAGCGGCGTGCCGCTGATCGTCGCCGGCACCGGCGAGGACAAGCTGGAGGCGGCCGCGCGCGTGGTGGCCGCCGGCTGCGGCATCAGCCTGCACACCAGCACGCCGACCGCCGAACAGATCCTGGCGGCGGCGACGCGCATTCTGCAACAGCCGATCTATCGGCAACGCGCGGCGCTGGTGCGTGAGGACTATGCCCGCCACGACGCGCTGACGGCGATCGCCAACGAAGTGGCCGCCATTACCGCCTGA
- the dapB gene encoding 4-hydroxy-tetrahydrodipicolinate reductase gives MSDSQIRIAIAGAGGRMGRQLIQAVQQAEGVVLGAALSRPGSSLVGVDAGELAGIGALGVKVSDSLEKVVNEFDILIDFTRPESTRGYLDFCVAHHKAMVIGTTGFDDAGKQAIRDAAQHIGIVFAANFSVGVNLVLKLLEKAAQVMGDYTDIEIVEAHHRHKVDAPSGTALAMGEAIAGALGRDLKSCAVYAREGHTGERDPKSIGFATIRAGDIVGEHTAMFADIGERVEITHKASSRMTFASGAVRAAAWLHNRDKGLFDMRDVLNLDQL, from the coding sequence ATGAGTGATTCACAAATCCGCATTGCGATTGCGGGCGCCGGCGGCCGGATGGGCCGTCAATTGATCCAGGCGGTGCAGCAGGCGGAAGGCGTGGTGTTGGGGGCGGCGCTGTCGCGCCCGGGTTCCAGCCTGGTCGGCGTCGACGCCGGCGAACTGGCGGGCATCGGCGCGCTGGGCGTCAAGGTGAGCGACAGTCTGGAGAAGGTGGTGAACGAGTTCGATATTTTGATCGACTTCACCCGCCCGGAAAGCACCCGGGGTTACCTGGATTTTTGCGTGGCGCACCACAAGGCGATGGTGATTGGCACTACCGGCTTCGATGACGCCGGCAAACAGGCGATCCGCGATGCGGCGCAGCATATCGGCATCGTGTTCGCCGCCAACTTCAGCGTCGGCGTCAACCTGGTGTTGAAACTGCTGGAGAAGGCCGCGCAGGTGATGGGCGACTATACCGATATCGAAATCGTTGAGGCGCACCACCGCCACAAAGTGGATGCGCCGTCGGGCACGGCGCTGGCCATGGGCGAAGCGATCGCCGGCGCGCTGGGGCGCGACCTGAAAAGCTGCGCGGTCTATGCGCGCGAAGGCCATACCGGCGAACGCGATCCGAAAAGCATCGGCTTTGCCACCATTCGCGCCGGCGATATCGTCGGCGAGCACACCGCGATGTTCGCCGACATCGGTGAACGGGTGGAAATTACCCATAAGGCCTCCAGCCGGATGACTTTTGCCAGCGGCGCGGTGCGTGCGGCTGCCTGGTTGCATAACCGGGATAAAGGTCTGTTTGATATGCGTGATGTGCTGAATCTGGACCAATTATAA
- the carA gene encoding glutamine-hydrolyzing carbamoyl-phosphate synthase small subunit: MIKSALLVLEDGTQFHGRAIGAEGTAVGEVVFNTSMTGYQEILTDPSYSRQIVTLTYPHIGNVGTNASDEESSAVHAQGLVIRDLPLIASNYRNEESLSDYLKRHNIVAIADIDTRKLTRLLREKGAQNGCIIAADSPDAALALAKAQGFPGLKGMDLAKEVTTQEAYSWQQGSWTLEGDLPEAKTAAELPFHVVAYDYGAKRNILRMLVDRGCRLTVVPAQTPADEVLKMNPDGIFLSNGPGDPEPCDYAIAAIKQFLETDIPVFGICLGHQLLALASGAKTMKMKLGHHGGNHPVKDLDNNTVMITAQNHGFAVDENNLPANLRVTHKSLFDHTVQGIHRTDKAAFSFQGHPEASPGPHDAAPLFDHFIELIETYRSNAK; the protein is encoded by the coding sequence TTGATAAAGTCAGCGCTATTGGTTCTGGAAGACGGAACCCAATTCCACGGTCGGGCCATCGGGGCAGAGGGAACGGCAGTGGGGGAAGTGGTCTTCAATACGTCGATGACCGGTTATCAAGAAATCCTCACTGATCCTTCCTATTCCCGCCAGATCGTTACTCTTACTTATCCTCATATCGGCAATGTCGGCACCAATGCTTCCGACGAAGAATCCTCCGCAGTACACGCCCAAGGCCTCGTCATTCGTGACCTCCCGCTGATCGCCAGCAACTACCGCAACGAAGAAAGCCTGTCCGACTACCTCAAGCGTCACAACATCGTGGCAATCGCCGATATCGATACCCGTAAATTAACCCGCCTGCTGCGCGAGAAGGGCGCCCAGAACGGCTGCATCATCGCCGCCGACTCGCCGGACGCCGCGCTGGCCCTGGCCAAGGCGCAAGGTTTCCCGGGGTTGAAAGGCATGGATCTGGCGAAAGAGGTCACCACCCAAGAAGCCTACAGCTGGCAGCAAGGCAGCTGGACGCTTGAAGGCGACCTGCCTGAAGCCAAAACCGCCGCGGAACTGCCGTTCCACGTGGTGGCTTACGACTACGGCGCCAAGCGCAACATCCTGCGCATGCTGGTGGATCGCGGCTGCCGCCTGACCGTGGTGCCGGCGCAGACCCCGGCCGACGAGGTGCTGAAAATGAATCCGGACGGCATCTTCCTGTCCAACGGCCCGGGCGATCCGGAGCCGTGCGACTACGCCATCGCCGCCATCAAACAGTTCCTGGAAACCGACATTCCGGTGTTCGGCATCTGCCTGGGCCACCAGCTGCTGGCGCTGGCCAGCGGGGCGAAAACCATGAAGATGAAGCTCGGCCACCACGGCGGCAACCACCCGGTGAAGGATCTGGATAACAACACCGTGATGATCACCGCGCAGAACCACGGCTTCGCCGTCGATGAAAACAACCTGCCGGCGAACCTGCGCGTCACGCACAAATCGCTGTTCGACCACACGGTGCAGGGCATTCACCGCACCGACAAAGCGGCGTTCAGCTTCCAGGGTCACCCGGAAGCCAGCCCAGGCCCGCACGATGCCGCGCCGCTGTTCGATCACTTCATCGAACTGATTGAGACTTACCGTTCTAACGCCAAATAA
- the carB gene encoding carbamoyl-phosphate synthase large subunit, which yields MPKRTDIKSILILGAGPIVIGQACEFDYSGAQACKALREEGYRVILVNSNPATIMTDPEMADATYIEPIHWEVVRKIIEKERPDAVLPTMGGQTALNCALELERQGVLAEFGVTMIGATADAIDKAEDRRRFDVAMKKIGLDTARSGIAHTMEEALAVAADVGFPCIIRPSFTMGGTGGGIAYNREEFEEICERGLDLSPTNELLIDESLIGWKEYEMEVVRDKNDNCIIVCSIENFDAMGIHTGDSITVAPAQTLTDKEYQIMRNASMAVLREIGVETGGSNVQFSVNPKTGRLIVIEMNPRVSRSSALASKATGFPIAKIAAKLAVGYTLDELMNDITGGRTPASFEPSIDYVVTKIPRFNFEKFAGANDRLTTQMKSVGEVMAIGRTQQESLQKALRGLEVGATGFDPKVSLDDPEALTKIRRELKDAGSDRIWYIADAFRAGLSVDGVFNLTNVDRWFLVQIEELVRLEEQVAEAGINGLNKAFLRTLKRKGFADARLAKLAGVAESEIRKLRHSHGLHPVYKRVDTCAAEFATDTAYMYSTYEEECESNPTNDRPKVMVLGGGPNRIGQGIEFDYCCVHASLALREDGYETIMVNCNPETVSTDYDTSDRLYFEPVTLEDVLEIVRIEKPKGVIVQYGGQTPLKLARELEAAGVPIIGTSPDAIDRAEDRERFQQAVNRLGLKQPANATVTAIEQAVEKAAGIGYPLVVRPSYVLGGRAMEIVYDETDLRRYFQTAVSVSNDAPVLLDRFLDDAVEVDVDAICDGERVLIGGIMEHIEQAGVHSGDSACSLPAYTLSQEIQDVMRRQVEKLAFELQVRGLMNVQFAVKDNEVYLIEVNPRAARTVPFVSKATGVPLAKVAARVMAGKTLVEQGVTEEIIPPYYSVKEVVLPFNKFPGVDPILGPEMRSTGEVMGVGRTFAEAFSKAMLGSNSGMKKQGRALLSVREGDKARVVDLAASLLKQGFELDATHGTAVVLGEAGINPRLVNKVHEGRPHIQDRIKNGEYTYIVNTTAGRQAIEDSKLIRRSALQYKVHYDTTLNGGFATAMALKADPTEQVTSVQEMHARIGK from the coding sequence ATGCCAAAACGTACAGACATAAAAAGCATCCTGATCCTCGGCGCTGGCCCGATCGTTATCGGCCAGGCGTGTGAGTTCGACTACTCGGGTGCCCAGGCGTGTAAAGCGCTGCGCGAAGAGGGTTACCGCGTCATTCTGGTCAACTCCAACCCGGCGACCATCATGACCGACCCGGAAATGGCCGATGCGACCTATATCGAGCCGATCCACTGGGAAGTGGTGCGCAAGATCATCGAAAAAGAGCGCCCGGATGCGGTGCTGCCGACCATGGGCGGCCAGACGGCGCTGAACTGCGCGCTGGAGCTGGAGCGTCAGGGCGTGCTGGCCGAGTTCGGCGTTACCATGATCGGCGCGACCGCCGATGCGATCGACAAGGCCGAAGACCGTCGCCGTTTCGACGTGGCGATGAAGAAAATCGGTCTGGACACCGCGCGTTCCGGCATTGCGCACACCATGGAAGAAGCGCTGGCGGTAGCCGCTGACGTCGGCTTCCCGTGCATCATCCGCCCTTCCTTTACCATGGGTGGCACCGGCGGCGGCATCGCCTACAACCGCGAAGAGTTCGAAGAGATCTGCGAACGCGGTCTGGACCTGTCGCCGACCAACGAGCTGCTGATCGATGAATCGCTGATCGGTTGGAAAGAATACGAGATGGAGGTGGTGCGTGATAAGAACGACAACTGCATCATCGTCTGCTCCATCGAAAACTTCGACGCCATGGGCATCCACACCGGCGACTCTATCACCGTCGCACCGGCCCAGACCCTGACCGACAAGGAATACCAAATCATGCGCAACGCCTCGATGGCGGTGCTGCGTGAGATCGGCGTCGAAACCGGTGGCTCCAACGTGCAGTTCTCGGTCAACCCGAAAACCGGCCGCCTGATCGTTATCGAAATGAACCCGCGCGTGTCGCGCTCTTCGGCGCTGGCGTCGAAAGCCACCGGCTTCCCTATCGCCAAGATCGCCGCCAAGCTGGCGGTGGGCTACACCCTCGATGAGCTGATGAACGACATCACCGGCGGCCGCACCCCGGCATCGTTCGAACCGTCCATCGACTACGTCGTGACCAAGATCCCGCGCTTCAACTTCGAGAAGTTCGCCGGCGCCAACGATCGCCTGACCACCCAGATGAAGTCGGTCGGCGAAGTGATGGCCATCGGCCGCACCCAGCAGGAGTCGCTGCAAAAAGCGCTGCGCGGCCTGGAAGTGGGCGCTACCGGCTTCGACCCGAAAGTAAGCCTGGACGATCCGGAAGCGCTGACCAAGATCCGCCGCGAGCTGAAAGACGCCGGCTCTGACCGCATCTGGTACATCGCCGACGCCTTCCGCGCCGGTCTGTCGGTTGACGGCGTCTTCAACCTGACCAACGTCGACCGCTGGTTCCTGGTGCAGATTGAAGAGCTGGTGCGCCTGGAAGAGCAGGTGGCCGAAGCGGGCATCAACGGCCTGAACAAAGCGTTCCTGCGCACCCTGAAACGCAAGGGCTTCGCCGATGCGCGTCTGGCCAAGCTGGCCGGCGTCGCCGAGAGCGAAATTCGCAAGCTGCGCCACAGCCACGGCCTGCATCCGGTGTACAAGCGCGTGGATACCTGCGCGGCGGAATTCGCCACCGACACCGCCTACATGTACTCCACCTATGAAGAAGAGTGCGAGTCCAACCCGACCAACGACCGGCCGAAAGTGATGGTGCTGGGCGGCGGGCCGAACCGTATCGGCCAGGGCATCGAGTTCGACTACTGCTGCGTGCACGCCTCGCTGGCGCTGCGCGAAGACGGATACGAGACCATCATGGTCAACTGTAACCCGGAAACCGTCTCCACCGACTACGACACCTCCGACCGCCTGTACTTCGAGCCGGTGACGTTGGAAGACGTGCTGGAAATCGTGCGCATCGAGAAGCCGAAGGGCGTGATCGTGCAGTACGGCGGCCAGACCCCGCTGAAGCTGGCGCGCGAGCTGGAAGCCGCGGGCGTGCCGATCATCGGCACCAGCCCGGACGCCATCGACCGCGCCGAAGACCGCGAGCGCTTCCAGCAGGCGGTTAACCGTCTGGGCCTGAAGCAGCCGGCCAACGCCACCGTCACCGCCATCGAGCAGGCGGTGGAGAAGGCGGCGGGCATCGGCTATCCGCTGGTGGTGCGCCCTTCCTACGTGCTGGGCGGCCGGGCGATGGAAATCGTCTATGACGAAACCGACTTGCGCCGCTACTTCCAGACCGCGGTCAGCGTGTCCAACGATGCGCCGGTGCTGCTGGACCGCTTCCTGGACGACGCGGTGGAAGTGGACGTCGACGCCATCTGCGACGGCGAGCGCGTGCTGATTGGCGGCATCATGGAGCACATCGAGCAGGCGGGCGTGCACTCCGGTGACTCCGCGTGTTCGCTGCCGGCATACACCCTGAGCCAGGAAATTCAGGACGTGATGCGTCGCCAGGTGGAAAAGCTGGCGTTCGAGCTGCAGGTACGCGGCCTGATGAACGTGCAGTTCGCGGTGAAAGACAACGAAGTCTACCTGATTGAAGTGAACCCGCGCGCCGCGCGTACCGTGCCGTTCGTGTCCAAAGCGACCGGCGTGCCGCTGGCCAAAGTGGCCGCGCGCGTGATGGCGGGCAAAACGCTGGTTGAGCAGGGCGTGACCGAAGAAATTATCCCGCCGTACTACTCGGTGAAAGAAGTGGTGCTGCCGTTCAACAAATTCCCGGGCGTCGACCCGATTCTGGGGCCGGAAATGCGCTCTACCGGGGAAGTGATGGGCGTGGGCCGCACCTTCGCGGAAGCCTTCTCCAAAGCGATGCTGGGCAGTAACTCGGGCATGAAAAAGCAGGGCCGCGCGCTGCTGTCGGTGCGTGAAGGCGACAAGGCTCGCGTGGTCGATTTGGCCGCCAGCCTGCTGAAGCAGGGCTTCGAGCTGGACGCCACTCACGGCACCGCGGTGGTGCTGGGCGAAGCGGGCATCAACCCGCGCCTGGTCAACAAGGTGCACGAAGGGCGTCCGCACATTCAGGACCGTATCAAGAACGGCGAGTACACCTACATTGTCAACACCACGGCCGGCCGTCAGGCGATTGAAGACTCCAAGCTGATTCGCCGCAGCGCCCTGCAGTACAAGGTGCACTACGACACCACGCTGAACGGCGGCTTCGCCACCGCGATGGCGCTGAAAGCGGATCCGACCGAACAGGTCACGTCGGTGCAGGAAATGCACGCGCGCATCGGCAAATAA
- the kefF gene encoding glutathione-regulated potassium-efflux system oxidoreductase KefF — translation MILIIYAHPYPRHSHANQRLLQAVRDLPEVEVRSLYELYPDFNIDINAEQRALERADLVVLQHPMQWYSFPPLLKLWIDKVLEHGWAYGHDGNALVGKDCLWAVTSGGDEHHFELGDFPNFAALAQPLQATAIYCGMNWQPYFALHNTFTCNEPALLAAGEAYRQRLVDYLMEHAEAETREASHG, via the coding sequence ATGATTCTGATAATTTATGCTCACCCGTATCCCCGGCATTCGCATGCCAACCAGCGCCTGCTGCAGGCGGTGAGGGATCTCCCCGAGGTAGAGGTGCGCTCGCTGTATGAGCTGTACCCCGATTTCAATATCGACATCAACGCCGAGCAGCGGGCGCTGGAGCGCGCCGACCTGGTGGTGCTGCAGCATCCGATGCAGTGGTACAGCTTCCCGCCGCTGTTGAAGCTGTGGATCGACAAAGTGCTGGAGCACGGCTGGGCCTACGGCCACGACGGCAACGCGCTGGTGGGTAAAGACTGCCTGTGGGCGGTGACCAGCGGCGGCGACGAGCACCACTTCGAGCTGGGCGACTTTCCCAACTTCGCCGCGCTGGCGCAGCCGCTGCAGGCCACGGCGATTTACTGCGGCATGAACTGGCAGCCTTATTTCGCCCTGCATAACACCTTTACCTGCAACGAACCGGCGCTGCTCGCCGCCGGCGAAGCCTATCGGCAGCGGTTGGTGGACTACCTGATGGAACATGCCGAAGCGGAAACACGGGAGGCCAGCCATGGATAA
- the kefC gene encoding glutathione-regulated potassium-efflux system protein KefC gives MDNHHMMIEGLIYLGSAALFVPIAVRLGLGSVLGYLIAGCIIGPWGLKLVSDAESILTFAEIGVVLMLFIIGLELDPKRLWTLRASVFGGGSIQMVGCGLALSAFCYFLGLNWKVALLIGLTLALSSTAIAMQAMSERNLTPSPIGRSAFAVLLFQDIAAIPLVAMIPLLASSGATTTLGAFVLSAAKVVGALTIVVLLGRYVTRPLLHFVARSGMREVFSAVALFLVFGFGILLEMAGLSMAMGAFLAGVLLASSEYRHALESDIQPFKGLLLGLFFIGVGMSIDFGTLFHHPLLIASLLLGFMLIKAALLWLIGPLLGVPKRQRGLFAILLGQGSEFAFVIFSAAQLAGVLPVEWAKSLTLAVALSMAATPLLLVIAAQLEKNAPKEERPADVIDDENASVIIAGFGRFGQIAGRLLLANGVHTVVLDHDPDHIETLRKFDTKVFYGDATRADLLEAAGAAHAKVLINAIDDVEDSLALTELARQHFPHLKVVARARDVDHWYQLRQLGVEKPERETFESSLRIGRETLELLGLDAYEAREKADTFRRYNLKMLEDTLENYQDTEFRIASLQRAKEMLSAAIEQDQNRLARVQQTGWRGSIDGKAPEDEVVEAKG, from the coding sequence ATGGATAACCACCACATGATGATCGAGGGGCTGATCTACCTCGGCTCCGCCGCGCTGTTTGTGCCGATCGCGGTGCGACTGGGGCTGGGCTCGGTGCTCGGCTACCTGATTGCCGGCTGCATCATTGGCCCCTGGGGGCTGAAGCTAGTGTCGGATGCCGAGTCGATCCTGACCTTCGCCGAGATCGGCGTGGTGCTGATGCTGTTTATCATCGGCCTGGAGCTGGATCCCAAGCGGCTGTGGACGCTGCGCGCCTCGGTGTTCGGCGGCGGCAGCATTCAGATGGTGGGCTGCGGCCTGGCGCTGAGCGCCTTCTGTTACTTCCTGGGCCTCAACTGGAAGGTGGCGCTGTTGATTGGCCTGACGCTGGCGCTCTCATCCACCGCCATCGCCATGCAGGCGATGAGCGAACGCAACCTGACGCCGTCGCCGATCGGCCGCAGCGCATTTGCGGTGCTGCTGTTCCAGGATATTGCGGCGATCCCGCTGGTGGCGATGATCCCGCTGCTGGCCAGCAGCGGCGCCACCACCACGCTGGGCGCTTTCGTGCTGTCGGCGGCCAAGGTGGTGGGCGCGTTGACGATAGTGGTACTGCTCGGCCGCTACGTCACCCGCCCGCTGCTGCACTTCGTCGCCCGTTCGGGCATGCGCGAGGTGTTCAGCGCCGTGGCGCTGTTCCTGGTGTTCGGTTTCGGCATCCTGCTGGAGATGGCCGGGCTGTCGATGGCGATGGGGGCGTTCCTCGCCGGGGTGCTGCTGGCGAGCTCGGAATACCGCCACGCGCTGGAGAGCGATATTCAGCCGTTCAAGGGGCTGCTGCTGGGGCTGTTCTTTATCGGCGTCGGCATGTCGATCGACTTCGGCACGCTGTTCCATCACCCGCTGCTGATCGCCTCGCTGCTGCTGGGCTTTATGCTGATCAAGGCGGCGCTGCTGTGGCTGATTGGGCCGCTGCTCGGCGTGCCGAAGCGCCAGCGCGGCCTGTTCGCCATTCTGCTGGGGCAGGGCAGTGAATTCGCCTTCGTGATCTTCAGCGCCGCGCAGCTGGCCGGCGTCCTGCCGGTCGAATGGGCCAAGTCGCTGACGCTGGCGGTGGCGCTGTCGATGGCGGCCACGCCGCTGCTGCTGGTGATCGCCGCGCAGCTGGAGAAAAATGCGCCGAAAGAGGAGCGCCCGGCTGACGTTATCGACGACGAGAATGCCAGCGTGATCATCGCCGGCTTCGGCCGTTTCGGTCAGATCGCCGGCCGTTTGCTGTTGGCCAACGGCGTACACACCGTGGTACTGGATCACGATCCGGACCATATCGAGACGCTGCGCAAATTCGACACCAAGGTGTTCTACGGCGACGCCACGCGCGCCGATTTGCTGGAGGCCGCCGGCGCCGCCCACGCCAAGGTGCTGATCAACGCCATCGACGACGTGGAAGACAGCCTGGCGTTAACCGAGCTGGCCAGGCAGCACTTCCCGCATCTGAAGGTGGTGGCGCGAGCGCGCGACGTCGATCACTGGTATCAGCTGCGGCAGCTGGGGGTGGAAAAACCGGAGCGCGAAACCTTTGAAAGCTCACTGCGCATCGGCCGTGAAACGCTTGAGCTGCTGGGGCTGGACGCCTATGAGGCGCGCGAGAAGGCGGATACGTTCCGCCGCTATAACCTGAAGATGCTGGAAGACACGCTGGAGAATTATCAGGACACCGAGTTCCGCATCGCCAGCCTGCAGCGGGCCAAGGAGATGCTCAGCGCGGCCATCGAGCAGGATCAGAATCGGCTGGCGCGGGTGCAGCAGACCGGCTGGCGCGGCAGTATCGACGGCAAGGCGCCGGAGGATGAAGTGGTGGAAGCTAAAGGATAA